tttcgagacaggggttctctgtagctttggagcctgtcctggactagctctgcagagcaggctggtctcgaactcacagagatccacctgcctctgcctcccgagtgctgggattacaggcgtccgccactaccgcccagctaaaagtttatttttatgactatgaatgttttgcctgcatgtatgtatgtgcaccatgtgcattctTGGTGCCAgaggaagtcagaaaagggcTTTGGATCCCCAAGAACTGGAATTATGAATGGCATTAGTCATCATGTGGATGcatggaattgaacccaggccctctgtaagaacaagtgctcttgagTACTGAGCAATATTTCCAGCCTCTTTTTTGAAGTTATTTGAAGTTTTGAAGTTTGAAGGCAGGTGTGTggtctttttaaaacaaagaactcactatgtggaccagactggccttgatatCTATatttccctgcttctgcctcttgaatgttTGGGATTAACGTTATCACCACacccagaattttaaaaaattattaaaagatttttaaaatgtgtatgtgtaatttgtggatttgtgtgtgtgtgtgtatacaccttgTGCTTTTAGTGACAGGGCCAGAAGAGGTTAAAAATGTTTGCAAGCTCTCTTGGTCCTAGGAACCGAGTTCAGGTCCTCTAGCCTGAGCCAGTGCTCTAGTTAAGAGTAGTTCAGTAgttaactgaaccatctcttttcTATTACCTACAttatctcctctttctttcttttgtgtgtgtgtgtgggtcttgctatgtaaacAAGGTTGGCTTTGTATTCAGAGATTTGCCCTGCCagtgcctcttgagtgttgggattaaaggtgaatgcCACACCTAGCCCCATTATCTATTAATATATTTCCAGATATTATATATATCAAGTCTGAAAAGGCAAAGTATAAAACAATATACAGTATGGTGTCATTTAAATATAAGGGACTCAAACTGACACTGACACAATGTGGGGAAGGTTTTTGCTGATAATTCATATTAGACtttaattttgagattttattttattttatgagtattttccTGAACGTTATGTCTGTGcatcagaagaaggtgttagatctaAGACTAAAGTTACGATACGATACTGTTAGGAGCTTCCATTTGGGTGataggaatcaaaccctggtcctctggaagaacagccagtcttaaccactgaaccatctctccagccctgtgttctAATTATGTAACacacaaactaactaactaactaactaacacacacacacacacacacacacacacacacacacacacacacacacacactgaactttTTACAAAGTCCTAAATTGAAAAAAAGCAGACACATACTTACTACAAGACTATATACATGTCTTTTAAGacaggataatcttgaactttaGAatattaacgtgtgtgtgtgtgtgtgtgtgtgtgtaccaagtaTGCAACAGCCCAGGGTAGCCTCTACCAGTAAGTGCCTGGATTataggtatataccaccacacctagctgtgAAGAATCTTTCTTCCAGTCTCTATTCAACTGTCATTTCCCCACTGTCCACAATGGCTTCTCCGAAGTCCGTCTtcgatttatttttatttttatcccacAAGCTTTCTTAATTATTAGTTATGTTTTGGGGCAGGGTCTTCCTATGTAATCAAGGGCTCAAGATCTTTCTTGGAACTCTTGTTGACAATAAACAGGTCCTTAAGATGGAGAAGGAGTATCAGATTctcaaaggcatttttttttttttaaggatttttatttgatgtgtacgggcgttttacctgcatgtatgtctgtgcaccatgtttgtgcagtgctctctgaggccagaagagggtgtctgattccctggaactggagttacagatgtttatgaACTTCTGGAatatgagtgctggaaattgaaccttggtcctctgtaagaagcAGCAGCCAATATTCTTAGTTCCTGAGCTATCTTCTCAGCCTTTCAAAGGGGTTCTTAATGTGGGAAACCTGCAAACCAATGGCACAGATGTTTGGAGGCTACATCTTGGGAAATCACTGCTACAAAGTAGACTACAgctggtagtggtggcgcataccgTTGGtcctaggctgaggcaggagcatctcttgCTCTTGAGTTTAAGGTTAGCTGGATCTACAATAGCGAATCCAGGTCAACCACTGCTaaatggtgagaccttgtctttaaaaaaaaaaaaaaaaaaagcgcgaCTGGAGGCCCAACTCCACAACTAATTTGTTTCATGTCACTGACTAatctgcaaaaataaaaataaaaaaaaaaaccaaacccaaaggtTGTTCCCACTCGCACCACGCGTTTCCGTGGTTTCGGATCCGCCGAGGCGTGCTTGCTGGGCGAGCCTGGAACCTGGGAGCAGACTACATCTCCCATCTTGCTTTGCGCTCCAGACAAGAGCCCTACGGTAGCACGCGAACCTAcccgcccctccagcctccagTTACTGTGTATCGCGAGAGGACGGGCCGCTCCGGCGGTAGCGATAACgagccttggtggtggtggtggtggtagtggcggtGGCGGCCGAGAAGGCGGCGGCCATTTTGGTGAGGCCTCGggagcggcggcggcagcggcggcggggtCGCCGGGAGTCGCGGCTCTGCTTTTTCCCCAACCGACCGATCGCCCCTCCGCGGCGTGACTCGGAGCGGCGCGAGCCCGGGGGTGGCTCTCACGGCGGCCCTGAGGGGAATTCGAGGCGGGGAAGGCGGCGACCCAGAGGGGGCCCTCCCCCCTCCTCGGCGGGAGGGGGGCGGTGAGCACGCCCCCGAGGACGCAGGTAAGGCGAGGGAGAcaagatggcggcggcggcggcggcgcacgtcCCCCTCCCCCGGCGGGCGGCTGCGCGCGCACCTCCGAgcgcctccccccccctcccctccccaccttcccgGGGTGCTGCGCGCGCACCGTCGGCCGGTGCCCGGGGGCCGGTGAGCGAGGCGGCCGGCGCGCGCCCAGGGAGGACCGAGCGCGCgtcgcgggggtgggggggtggcgcGGCGCGGCGGCGGCTGTCAGGCCGGGTGGCCCCTGGTCCCGGCGCGCCTTCCTCGCCCTCCTGCCCTTGTGCGCACGCGTGCGTGAGCGAGCAAAGCCCCGAGAGGACGGACCCAGGTGCGCTTCTGCCCGCCCACCGACCTGCCTCCCCTccggggagaggaagaggaaaaaggggGCATGAGACCAAGCATCCGGGCGCACGCCCACCATAACCCCTTCAGGGGAGACCCAGGCTCGGCGCTCGAACCCGCCCTCCCTCGACCCTTTTGCGGGCGGCTGGTGTGAGGGCGCCGGCGGGCGCGGACTCGCGAGTCCTGCGACCTGGTCTCTGGGTTTGGGTTCTGgcgggaacccccccccccccccggccgtGCGCGCCGCCGGCTCACTCCGCCTCCAgccgcgcgtgcgcgcgcgcgagcccctcccccgcccggCGCGCACGTTGGGTGGGGTGGGCCAccggcgggggcggggctgccgcctggggtgggggggtgagagcTGGGGCCCAGGTCGGGGGTCATGCTGGGTCAGACTTCGGAGAGGTCTTGGGAAACTAGAGTGAAGACCCGGGTCAAGAGTTGAGGCGTCTTGGACTCGGACTTCCTCCGGTCCCCAGAATGTGGAGGGCGAATCGAGGCAGCGCTGCGCCGAGAGAAGGAGTTAACCGGGCAAACACTTCCGGGCCTCGTTTAGTTGAACCCTGCTTGTTTCCGGAGTTTGGGTCTCATTGGAGCCTGCCTGCCTTACATCGGCTGAAAAAGCTCGTTCTAAAGTTCCTGGGATGTTTCGTCCCGCGTGTACAGATTTCAAAGGATCCTTTTCTTGTgaccaactttttgtttttggGAACTCCACCCTGTTAACTCCGTTCCTGTTAAGTCCACTGAAAATGCAAGCAGGCAGTCAGACATCCAGCAGGCTTTGTGAACTTGTGGATGTCATGTTTCTGTCCGTCATTTGGTGGTTGGAGCTTAAAGTACTTCAGCTTTTAAAACTTTCTGTTGTTTGATTTCCTCTCTGCCCTTACCCTTATCCAGCAAGAACGTACAACCCTGTGAAATTCTCTACACAAAACACGATT
The nucleotide sequence above comes from Peromyscus maniculatus bairdii isolate BWxNUB_F1_BW_parent chromosome 1, HU_Pman_BW_mat_3.1, whole genome shotgun sequence. Encoded proteins:
- the LOC107401232 gene encoding uncharacterized protein LOC107401232 produces the protein MVGVRPDAWSHAPFFLFLSPEGRQVGGRAEAHLGPSSRGFARSRTRAHKGRRARKARRDQGPPGLTAAAAPRHPPTPATRARSSLGARRPPRSPAPGHRPTVRAQHPGKVGRGGGGRRSEVRAQPPAGGGGRAPPPPPPSCLPRLTCVLGGVLTAPLPPRRGEGPLWVAAFPASNSPQGRRESHPRARAAPSHAAEGRSVGWGKSRAATPGDPAAAAAAAPEASPKWPPPSRPPPPLPPPPPPRLVIATAGAARPLAIHNPANLKLKSKRCSCLSLGPTVSHIKNPFERLRR